The Metabacillus litoralis genome contains a region encoding:
- the argJ gene encoding bifunctional ornithine acetyltransferase/N-acetylglutamate synthase yields MLQAKETSSIKKIENGSIVSAKGFSADGVHVGLRYSKNDLGVIYSEVPASCAAVYTQSHFQAAPLKVTQESVAKENLLQAIIVNSANANACTGEQGLKDAYEMRERCASLFTIQPHYVAVASTGVIGEFLKMDKIRAGIQELNPQCNQEASEAFQTAILTTDLVMKNSCYEVEIDGKTVTIGGAAKGSGMIHPNMATMLSFVTTDANIDSSTLQALLSEVTDKTYNQITVDGDTSTNDMVLVMANGKAENNALNPNHPQWDDFKAAFQLVSEELAKQIAKDGEGATKLIEVEVTGAKTKQEANVVAKKIVGSSLVKTAVYGADANWGRIICAVGYSEAQVEPEKIDIFLGDLCLFTNNSPQSFSEEAASSYLKQDSVKITVNLGVGAEAGKAWGCDLTYDYVKINASYRT; encoded by the coding sequence GTGCTACAAGCAAAAGAAACATCTAGCATTAAAAAAATTGAAAACGGGTCAATCGTTTCAGCAAAGGGTTTCTCAGCTGACGGTGTTCACGTCGGGTTACGTTATTCGAAAAATGATTTAGGTGTTATTTATAGTGAGGTACCGGCGAGCTGCGCGGCTGTATACACTCAAAGTCATTTCCAAGCTGCACCGTTAAAGGTAACACAAGAAAGTGTAGCAAAAGAAAACTTATTACAAGCGATTATTGTTAATAGCGCAAACGCTAATGCATGTACTGGTGAACAAGGGTTAAAAGATGCATATGAAATGAGAGAGCGCTGTGCAAGCCTGTTTACTATTCAACCTCATTATGTTGCAGTTGCTTCAACAGGTGTTATTGGTGAATTTTTGAAGATGGATAAAATTCGTGCCGGTATTCAGGAGTTAAATCCTCAATGTAACCAAGAAGCATCAGAGGCATTTCAAACAGCGATCTTAACAACAGATTTGGTTATGAAAAACTCTTGCTACGAAGTAGAAATTGATGGGAAAACAGTAACAATTGGGGGAGCCGCTAAAGGATCAGGGATGATTCATCCAAATATGGCAACAATGCTTTCATTCGTTACAACTGATGCGAATATTGATTCTTCAACTCTTCAAGCGCTTTTAAGCGAAGTAACTGATAAAACATATAATCAAATTACTGTTGATGGTGATACATCAACAAACGATATGGTATTAGTTATGGCAAATGGCAAGGCAGAAAATAATGCGCTAAATCCAAATCATCCACAGTGGGATGACTTTAAAGCAGCATTTCAATTAGTAAGTGAAGAGCTGGCAAAGCAGATCGCTAAAGATGGTGAAGGAGCAACAAAGCTGATTGAAGTGGAAGTAACGGGTGCTAAGACGAAGCAAGAAGCAAATGTTGTTGCAAAAAAAATCGTTGGTTCAAGCTTAGTTAAAACAGCGGTTTACGGGGCTGATGCGAACTGGGGAAGAATTATTTGTGCAGTTGGATATAGTGAGGCACAAGTGGAACCGGAAAAGATTGATATTTTCCTAGGAGATTTATGCTTGTTCACGAACAATAGTCCACAATCGTTTTCCGAAGAGGCTGCTTCAAGTTACTTAAAACAAGATTCAGTGAAAATAACAGTTAACCTGGGAGTTGGAGCTGAAGCCGGTAAAGCCTGGGGCTGTGATTTAACATATGATTACGTGAAAATTAACGCAAGCTATAGAACATAA
- a CDS encoding DUF3813 domain-containing protein: MTNPLFQQAREAVAYANSISSGSEQGDQQEAVMKAKNALSSAFANCTDAERAQLRELQQTLTSM; encoded by the coding sequence GTGACAAATCCATTATTTCAGCAAGCTCGTGAAGCAGTTGCCTATGCAAACTCTATATCCTCGGGTTCTGAGCAGGGAGATCAACAGGAAGCAGTTATGAAGGCAAAAAATGCCTTATCTTCTGCCTTTGCAAACTGTACAGATGCTGAACGAGCTCAACTTCGAGAGTTACAACAAACACTTACTAGCATGTAA
- the argC gene encoding N-acetyl-gamma-glutamyl-phosphate reductase, whose protein sequence is MKVGIIGATGYGGVELYRILSNHPHVEECILYSSSEMDVPYSNTFPHLHDLSDHILNNIDVEDIKKNIHVLFLATPPGVSRNLSPQFLDSDVKIIDLSGDLRLKDRNEYEHWYKRPCVEDEVLEKTVYGLSELNKEEIKKATLLANPGCFPTATILGLAPVVKNRIIHEQSIIVDAKTGVSGAGRNISQATHFSETNENIKIYKVHEHQHIPEVEQALFALNDGITAISFNTHLIPMTRGIMATIYASLQESYTTESLLDLYKDFYAASPFVRVRKQGEFPSTKEVYGSNFCDIGLKVDERTGRVTIVAVIDNLMKGAAGQAVQNFNLMNGYEEATGLYFAPIYP, encoded by the coding sequence GTGAAAGTCGGAATTATCGGGGCCACAGGATACGGTGGAGTCGAATTATATCGTATATTATCCAATCATCCACATGTAGAAGAATGTATCCTTTATTCATCTTCAGAAATGGATGTTCCATACAGTAACACATTTCCACATCTACATGATTTGAGCGATCACATATTAAATAATATTGATGTGGAAGACATCAAAAAGAATATACATGTATTATTTTTAGCAACACCTCCTGGGGTTTCAAGGAATTTATCTCCACAATTTCTTGACTCAGATGTAAAGATTATTGATTTGTCCGGTGATTTGAGGTTAAAGGACCGTAATGAGTATGAACATTGGTATAAAAGACCTTGTGTAGAAGATGAGGTACTTGAAAAGACAGTTTACGGCTTATCTGAATTAAATAAAGAAGAAATTAAGAAGGCAACACTGCTTGCAAATCCAGGATGTTTTCCAACAGCTACGATATTGGGCTTAGCACCAGTTGTAAAGAACAGGATTATTCATGAACAATCGATTATTGTGGACGCGAAAACAGGAGTTTCTGGAGCGGGTCGAAATATCTCACAAGCTACTCATTTTTCTGAAACAAATGAAAATATAAAAATTTATAAAGTTCATGAACATCAACATATACCTGAGGTGGAGCAAGCGCTTTTTGCATTAAACGATGGGATAACGGCTATCTCATTTAATACACACCTCATTCCAATGACAAGAGGAATTATGGCGACAATTTATGCTAGTTTACAAGAGTCGTATACAACAGAAAGTTTATTAGATTTATATAAAGACTTTTATGCTGCATCACCATTTGTGCGTGTTCGTAAACAAGGTGAGTTTCCTTCAACAAAGGAGGTTTATGGCTCGAATTTTTGTGACATCGGCCTAAAAGTAGATGAACGAACAGGAAGAGTAACGATTGTTGCGGTAATTGACAACTTAATGAAGGGTGCAGCAGGTCAGGCGGTACAAAACTTCAACCTAATGAACGGCTATGAAGAAGCAACGGGCTTGTATTTTGCACCTATATATCCATAA
- a CDS encoding metal-sulfur cluster assembly factor — protein sequence MDESLKENIYGALETVVDPELGVDIVNLGLVYDIEMDEEGKTIVTMTLTSMGCPLAGTIVEQIKIALDDIPEVKSTEVNIVWNPPWTKDKMSRIAKIALGIQ from the coding sequence ATGGATGAATCACTAAAAGAAAATATTTATGGCGCGTTAGAAACAGTTGTCGATCCAGAGCTAGGTGTTGATATTGTCAACCTTGGACTTGTTTATGACATTGAAATGGATGAAGAGGGGAAAACAATCGTAACAATGACACTTACCTCAATGGGCTGCCCATTAGCAGGAACGATTGTTGAACAAATCAAAATTGCACTTGATGATATCCCAGAAGTTAAGAGCACAGAAGTAAATATTGTTTGGAATCCACCATGGACAAAAGATAAAATGTCCAGAATTGCTAAAATTGCTCTAGGAATTCAATAA
- a CDS encoding prolyl oligopeptidase family serine peptidase — translation MIIVEKLHIENIPALHIVKQSLQGTKTPFVIFVHGFTSAKENNLHYAYYLAEKGMRVILPEALYHGERSENYDTKELSLNFWKIVLNEIKEVNMIKEYFEQKQLIDSERIGLAGTSMGGITTLGALTQYEWIKAAVSLMGSPCYTALLKGQLYSLQQSGVEVPLSNEEIEEQLTHLQPFDLSLQKEKLQNRPLLFWHGERDNVVPFAPTYQFYKEIIPMYEKEPEKLRFIADPLADHKVSREGTLALVEWFERYL, via the coding sequence TTGATTATTGTTGAAAAATTACATATAGAAAACATTCCAGCACTTCACATCGTAAAGCAATCCTTACAGGGCACAAAAACACCTTTCGTAATTTTTGTGCATGGTTTTACAAGTGCCAAAGAAAACAACCTCCACTATGCTTACTATTTAGCTGAAAAAGGCATGAGAGTTATCTTACCTGAGGCTTTATACCATGGAGAGAGAAGCGAGAATTATGACACAAAAGAATTAAGCTTGAATTTTTGGAAGATTGTATTGAATGAAATAAAAGAAGTGAACATGATAAAAGAATACTTTGAACAAAAGCAGCTAATTGATTCAGAGCGTATTGGACTTGCAGGTACCTCTATGGGGGGAATTACAACCTTAGGGGCTCTCACTCAATATGAATGGATAAAAGCAGCGGTTAGTCTAATGGGAAGCCCATGTTATACAGCCCTTCTAAAAGGGCAGCTGTATTCTTTACAACAAAGCGGAGTAGAGGTTCCACTGTCAAATGAGGAAATAGAGGAACAACTAACACACTTACAGCCATTTGACTTGAGCCTACAAAAAGAAAAGCTTCAAAATCGACCACTGCTCTTTTGGCATGGTGAACGAGATAATGTTGTTCCATTTGCACCAACCTATCAATTTTACAAAGAAATCATACCAATGTATGAAAAAGAACCAGAAAAGCTAAGGTTTATTGCTGACCCATTAGCTGACCACAAAGTATCCCGAGAAGGTACATTAGCATTAGTTGAATGGTTTGAGAGGTATTTATAG
- a CDS encoding BsuPI-related putative proteinase inhibitor, which yields MRIGFFLLVIFFLTGCSLEDRSEAESIVPETEVKEVKNGELDLNVSIYQEKQAIKLIITLVNNTNEMKKIEFPTSQKYEIVLTNKKGEEVYRYSKGKMFTQAIETALIKSGERMEWEEIWEYSSLSPGEYKAEITILAPHTVELKKEVSFQISKEESEPK from the coding sequence ATGAGGATAGGATTTTTCCTTTTGGTGATCTTCTTCTTAACGGGTTGTTCTTTAGAAGATAGAAGTGAAGCAGAAAGCATTGTGCCTGAAACAGAGGTAAAAGAAGTGAAGAATGGAGAACTGGATTTGAATGTCTCCATATATCAAGAGAAACAAGCAATAAAACTTATTATTACGCTAGTAAACAATACCAATGAAATGAAGAAAATTGAATTTCCTACAAGTCAAAAATATGAAATCGTTTTGACAAATAAAAAGGGGGAAGAAGTATATCGTTATTCAAAAGGTAAAATGTTTACACAAGCAATTGAAACGGCCTTAATTAAATCAGGTGAAAGGATGGAGTGGGAAGAAATATGGGAATACTCGTCACTCTCACCAGGAGAATATAAGGCAGAAATCACCATTTTAGCTCCGCATACAGTAGAGTTAAAAAAAGAAGTGAGTTTTCAAATTAGTAAAGAAGAAAGCGAACCAAAATAG
- a CDS encoding Cof-type HAD-IIB family hydrolase: METKPFLIALDLDGTLLKDDKTISPYSKEIINKAKAAGHIVCIATGRPFRSSSIYYEELDLDTPIVNFNGAYVHHPKDDSWGTYHTTLDLKVVKEIIDVAEEHHLHNVLAEIIDDVYFHYHDEKMIDVFSMGNPDIKIGDLRQNLGNDVTSILIHAAEEDVEKIRNYLSDVHAEVVDHRRWAAPWHVIEIIRAGMNKAIGLERISSYYNIPSERIIAFGDEDNDLEMLTYAGQGVAMGNAITRLKDVANKETKTNEEDGVAHYLKNTLGL; encoded by the coding sequence ATGGAAACGAAACCTTTTTTAATTGCTTTAGACTTAGATGGGACTCTTTTAAAAGACGATAAAACAATATCACCTTACTCTAAGGAAATAATAAACAAAGCAAAAGCAGCAGGCCATATTGTCTGCATCGCAACAGGTAGACCATTTCGATCAAGCTCCATATATTACGAAGAATTAGATCTCGATACACCAATAGTCAATTTTAACGGTGCATATGTTCATCATCCAAAGGACGATAGCTGGGGAACCTATCATACAACTTTAGATCTCAAAGTTGTAAAGGAAATCATTGATGTTGCTGAAGAGCATCACTTACATAATGTTTTAGCTGAAATTATAGATGATGTGTATTTTCATTATCATGATGAAAAAATGATCGATGTTTTTAGCATGGGAAATCCAGATATTAAAATCGGTGATTTACGTCAAAATTTAGGGAATGATGTCACGAGTATTCTTATTCATGCAGCTGAAGAAGATGTTGAAAAAATTAGAAATTACTTATCAGATGTTCATGCTGAGGTTGTTGATCATCGCCGATGGGCAGCACCGTGGCATGTTATTGAAATTATTCGAGCAGGAATGAATAAGGCAATTGGTTTGGAAAGAATTTCTTCTTATTATAATATCCCCTCTGAACGCATTATTGCTTTCGGAGATGAAGATAATGATTTAGAAATGCTTACATACGCAGGACAAGGTGTAGCTATGGGAAATGCCATCACAAGGCTTAAAGATGTTGCCAACAAGGAAACCAAAACGAATGAAGAAGACGGAGTTGCCCATTATTTAAAGAACACACTTGGCTTATAA